The sequence below is a genomic window from Brevibacillus laterosporus.
CCAGATAGAGCTATCACTCGATCAGCCGCCAGGATTTCTTCTGCATCATGGGTAATAGATAAGCTTGTGTAAGAACCCTCCTGATGCAACTCACCAATCAGTTTTCCTATCTCGTTTTTCGCTGTCTCATCAAGCATGGAAGTTGCTTCGTCAAAAATGATGATGCTTGGTTGCATAGCAAGTATGGAGGCAATCGCCACTCGTTGTTTTTGTCCCCCAGATAGTTCATCGGGATGTTTATGTAAGAAGTGGCTTATTTCTAATTTTTCAGCGTAGTGGATTAATCTGTCATGCATCACAGAACGTCCAAGACACAAGTTTTCAAGACCAAATAGGATATCATCGGCAACAGTTGTACCTACAAATTGATTTTCAGGATTCTGAAATACCATGCCAATCTGTTTGCGGATAGTAGGTAAGCTTTCGTCCGATAACATCTGACCTGCTACACAAATTTCTCCTTGTGTGTGTCGATGTAGGCCATTCAACAATTTAACTAAAGTGGATTTTCCACAGCCATTATGACCAACGATGGCGATGCGTTCCCCTTGGTTGATGTGCAAAGAGATATCCGTGAGAAGGGGGGCTGGTTAGGAAATTGAAACGAGACAGAATGAAGCTCAATCAACGGTTGCTGGGTCATAGCCGTCACCTACTTTCTACGTACGTCTTAGCTTAGTCAACTGGAACGAATGGTTGAAATAAAGCCATCTTGGATAGAGAACGAACAAGATAACGAACAGCTATTCCGATAAATATGCCAGTAAGAATTCCTGTTATCAGCAAGGCTGGAAGATAGTAGAAGATTTTGCTCGTCTGAAAAATAAGTACAGCTGCGGTTAATTGCCCAATGTTATGTGCGACGCCGCCTAGAATACTAATGCCGATCAAACTAAGCGATTTTCCAGTCAGCTTCATTAATCCGAACATAACGATGAAACTAAATAAAGCACCAAAGAAACTAAATAAAAAACTGGAGAACGTACCTAAAATCATGGCTGTTAGTAATGTTTTTAATATCACTAGGGTAAAGGCATCTTTACCAGACAGAAAATATAGGCAGGCTAGTACCATGATGTTGGCTAGTCCCAGCTTAGCCCCGGGCATTTGTAAGTTAATGGGGAGTGTGGATTCGATTAGCCCAAGCACAACAGATACGGCAGCAAAAATGGCGATAATCACTACTTTTTTCAATGACTGTGATTGCGTTTCCATTTGTGAGGAATTATTGGGCAAGGCCATCTATGTCAGCTCCTTCATCTGAAATGATTTCCACTAGGACGCGATGAGGCAAGCAAACAATGGTTTGACTCGGCT
It includes:
- a CDS encoding Gx transporter family protein codes for the protein MALPNNSSQMETQSQSLKKVVIIAIFAAVSVVLGLIESTLPINLQMPGAKLGLANIMVLACLYFLSGKDAFTLVILKTLLTAMILGTFSSFLFSFFGALFSFIVMFGLMKLTGKSLSLIGISILGGVAHNIGQLTAAVLIFQTSKIFYYLPALLITGILTGIFIGIAVRYLVRSLSKMALFQPFVPVD